The DNA window GATAAAGGTCTCAAGTGGGTCATTGAGAAGGGGTGAGCAAAAGCTTTATGAAGTTAGGAGCACCTAACAAATTTTATGCCCGAGAGGGAATACCCCTGCATGAAGAGGGTTGCTAAAGACCTGTACAAAATCAAGGCGGGAAAGTATTCGGCTTTCTCATACCTCATAACGGCCGACATAAACGTCCTGATAGACACGGGGCTGATGAGCGATTATCCAAGGCTTGAAGAGGCCTTACTTGAGCTTGGGCTTAGGCCGGGCGATATAGACATCGTCCTCAACACCCACGAGCACTGCGACCACGTCGGCGGCAACCTCTACCTTCAGGACGTTGCTGTGATCGGGGCCTACAAGTACGCCGCGGTGAAAATCCGCTATGGGGACGACGAGGTTATGAGGTGCAGGCACCACGGAGAGCTCTTTCCAGGGAGCAAGGTTCACCTGTGGCTGAACAACGCCGATGTAATCGACGCTGGCTCGTGGGTGCTGAAGGTAGTCCACACCCCTGGCCACACTTCAGGGAGCATGTGCCTCTACGAGCCGAGGAAGAGGGTGCTCTTTTCCGGCGACACCTTATTTGCCAACGGCACGGTCTCCAACATCTACGACTCGGGCAGTCTGGGAGAGTACTTCAATTCCCTCAGGTTGCTCAAGACACTCAAGATAGATCACCTCTACCCGGGCCACGGCTGGGAGTCCAAGAACGTCGAGCGCGACATCAAGCTGACGATCAAGAGGGTCATAGAGAAGTTCCCGAACAGGAAGTACCTTCTCAGGATACTCTCCGAGGAAGGGAAAGTTTATATTGATTGAAGCGACGTTTTACTGGTGGGCCTATGATAGTTGACCTCTCCCTCTCCCTCAGCGAGGAGACGCCCGTCTACCCCGGCGATCCTGAGATAAAAGTCAGGCCCTGGGCCTTCATAGATACCGACGGCTACTATATGAACGTCATAAAGATGGGAGAGCACTCGGGGACACACGTTGATGCTCCCGCGCACTTTGTTCCCGGCGGAAAAACCGTCGATGAGCTTCCCCTCGAGAAGTTCATTGGTAAAGCCTTCGTCGTCGATGTCAGAGATGGTGAAGGGCCCGTTCAGCTTGAGGAGATACCAGATTCCGGCTACTACGGGAAGATAGTCCTCTTCCTCACAGGCGGCAGGGAACTCTCCCCAGAGGTTGCCCTCTTCCTCGTTGCAGAGGGGGTTAAGGCCGTTGGAACGGATCACATGACAATAGGTGATGAAACGACCCACACCATATTCCTTTCCGAGGAAATCCCGGTCTTTGAGAACTTGGCGAACCTTGAAGAAGTTCTTGGGGAGGAGTTTACGTTCATAGCGTTCCCGCTGAAAATAGAGGGCGGTTCAGGAAGTCCCGTGAGAGCAGTTGCCATTCTCGGTTGATTTGGTTGTGTACTTTCTCCTTGCCTTCTTCTCCCTCAGATACGGATAGCGCATTATGTGACCGCAGTTCAGACAGGTTATGACAACGTGAGGATACGGCCTATCCCTGAGTCTGACCCTAGCATTGACCCCGGGAACGAGGAAGGAGTGGCACCTCTTGCAGTAGCGCCTCTTCCACTTCCTCGGAAGCCTTATCTTAGCCTTCTGCTGGACTTCGAGCGCTATCTCGACGTACCTGTTGGCCAGTTCTTGTGAGTATGGGAATACCCTCTCCGCGAGCGTGAAAAGGGTCTCCACCCTTTCTCGGGCTATTTTCTTCTTCTCTCTCTGCTCCCTTCTCCTGATGTCCTTCTTCCCCATGCTACCACCGGATTAGCTTTAATTTCCCTGGGGAAGGCTCATAGAGGTAACCCCCACGGAGGAGGCTATCAACTATCTCCTCTGCCCTGCCCCTCCTGATTCCGTACTCTTCAAGCGCCCTTATGAACTCTTCCCTCAAAACAATGCCGTCTTTTCTAGTTGATTCGAGGTCTGCAAATATGCTAAGTGCCCTGCCAGCGAGCTTGTCGCTCCCGACATAGCGTTCGTATTCCCGTATAAGCCTCAGCTTCTCCTTCTCAGGAAGTTCGTTCACCCAGAGATCAGTTAGTTCCTGGTAAATCCCGATTAGATCCGTTATCAGCGGCTTTGAAAGCTTACCCTCCAAACGGGCCATTGAACCCAAGAGCCTCGCTCCTAGACGGTAGCGCAGGTTGGCGTTGAAGACTTTTCCTGAGAGGGTGAGCGCGTCGAACAGCTCGCCGTACTCCCGCCGGTTCTTTGCCAGGAAGGCCTCGAATTTCCATCCGTACTCCTTGAGCTCCCAGGGGTTCAGTGTGCTGATCATCTCCCTCGAAAGAATCACAGTGACTATCAGGTTTTGAGTCAGTTCTTCGAGCTCCCTGTTTCTCTCGTAGCTTACTGGTTCTATGAGAACAAAAGGTGTCTCGGCTAACAGTGCCGCCTCGTCCTCAGGCCTTATTCCAGCCCTAGGGGTAAGAAAAGTTGCCTCCTTCCTCTCGAACGTCTTCAGTGCCCACTTAGGAACGGGAACTTCACTCTCGAGCAGAGTCTTGTTGTGGGGAACGTAGTAGAGAGGACCGGCTCTCGAAGGCCGTGTGAACCTGAAGTCTATTCCCAATAAGCCGTCGTCCTCAATCTCCGCCCACCTGTCCCTCCTCAACTGCATTTCCCAGGGAAGAAGGGAGTGGATGTACTTCAGGGTCTCCCAAAGAGAAAGCGTGGCATTCTTTGAGCCGTCCACACCTCTGAAGCCCGAGAGAACGAACCCATCAAGCCACTCTGCACCAACGACGAAAGGCGCCGTGAGGATAGAATAGATGATAGCCCTTTCCAATTCATAGTTAGCGTATATGGTCTCCGAGATTAGGCTCTCAAGCTCGTTTTTTGAGAGCGCAAGAGGGCGGTAGTCTTTCCAGTATTCGGAGTAGTCAGCGGGCGATATCTTCCTCGCGTGAAGCAGTCTCAGGGTTCCGAACGGGTATGCATCAAGGACTCCTTCTGCCTCCACGTATTCTCCCGACTGAATCTTCGCGTCTATTCTCGTGGTCTCGTTTATCTCGATGACGAGGTAAGCCCTTGGTCCACAGTAGTTTTTCATCTCGGAAGGAGCCACCGGGGAGAGTATGTAGTAAATACCCTCCCGGGGTGCGTTTGGAGGCTTTCTCAGAATGAGGAATCCCCTAACTCTAGCCTCCTCTCCGTTTCTGGTTCGCTGTATATCTTCAAGGAAGTCTTTAACCCTTCTTTCGGGAGTTAGCGCAGGCTTTCTCTCAAGGTTGAGGAGTTCCATAAGCTCTTCCATCACCGTCCACTCGACCGCAAAGTTTATAAAGTCATCTCTGGAGCTATGAAACGGTACGGCGGCCATAGCGGCGGGGTCACACCCGGTCTCGTTTCGACCCCGGAAGTTAAGCCCGCCAGCGTTCCCGGGTGTACTGCCCTCCGAGAGGGGGCGGGAAACCGGGAACGCCGCCGGCCACTAACTTTCTGTCGTAATTATCTACACAAAAGCTATTTAAATTTTGAAAGGTTACTGTTTCTGGTCGGTCGTTATGCTTGGAAGAACAAAGAAGAACAAGGTTGACTGGGAGTACATAGTGCAGAATCACCCCGAAATAATAGAAGAACTTAAAAGCCTCCACAATTGGGATGAAATTAAATCCATAATCCCAGAGGTGGAAAATACCGGCGCACACTACCTCATTTCTCTACAAGCCATAGCGGCTGTGATCAGGGAACTGAAAATCCAGAGGGGCCAGTTGGGTGAAAGGATCGAAGTTCTTACATCCAAACTTGACGACCTCAGCACTACTCAAAGGGAACAGTACAACTCAATTGAAAAGCGCCTGAAAGAGCTCGAAGACAGAATTACTAACCTAGAACAGAGGACTATCTTCATAGACAGCATAGAAGCCGTGATTCCACGCATGAACGACCTCGAAGAGAGACTTGAGAAACTTCCAGTAGAACTTTATAAACGGCTCGAGGAGAGTTACTCAAAGAAGCTTGAGGAAGAACTGCAGGATATGCTCGCAGAAAAA is part of the Thermococcus stetteri genome and encodes:
- a CDS encoding MBL fold metallo-hydrolase, whose product is MPEREYPCMKRVAKDLYKIKAGKYSAFSYLITADINVLIDTGLMSDYPRLEEALLELGLRPGDIDIVLNTHEHCDHVGGNLYLQDVAVIGAYKYAAVKIRYGDDEVMRCRHHGELFPGSKVHLWLNNADVIDAGSWVLKVVHTPGHTSGSMCLYEPRKRVLFSGDTLFANGTVSNIYDSGSLGEYFNSLRLLKTLKIDHLYPGHGWESKNVERDIKLTIKRVIEKFPNRKYLLRILSEEGKVYID
- a CDS encoding cyclase family protein, which encodes MIVDLSLSLSEETPVYPGDPEIKVRPWAFIDTDGYYMNVIKMGEHSGTHVDAPAHFVPGGKTVDELPLEKFIGKAFVVDVRDGEGPVQLEEIPDSGYYGKIVLFLTGGRELSPEVALFLVAEGVKAVGTDHMTIGDETTHTIFLSEEIPVFENLANLEEVLGEEFTFIAFPLKIEGGSGSPVRAVAILG
- a CDS encoding ribonuclease P protein component 4, which produces MGKKDIRRREQREKKKIARERVETLFTLAERVFPYSQELANRYVEIALEVQQKAKIRLPRKWKRRYCKRCHSFLVPGVNARVRLRDRPYPHVVITCLNCGHIMRYPYLREKKARRKYTTKSTENGNCSHGTS